The stretch of DNA TGTGGTGTGCTTATGTGCCTTTAATGGCCGCTACCCCTCCCCCCGCCTTACCTGTGCACATTACGCTACGTCGACGTGCTTGGAGCGCCGGAGTGCCTTACagaattttttttggcacacaGTATAAGTTGGCCGCTCAGTATATTAAACCTCTAAATGAAGCGTGCCGTGTAGTAACTCAGTGGTACGCAGCATTTCTATTTATTACGCCTTAAATAATCAGGGTTTCTCGTGCGGATGCAACTATCCGATTCTACCGATGTATATCGTTTTCGTACTTCCCTAACGTCGAACGTACATTTACTGCGAACGGAGGTGGGTGATGGTCAAGTTCCTTTGCGCTCAGCAGCGCGCATAATTTGCCTGACGTTGGGCGCAAAAAGTGAGGGAATATTCGCTTTCCCTCATATTCTATCCTCTCTCGGATCGGAATGTCGACAATCAGCAGGACGGATAGCCGCAAACAGTAGTGCTAAACTCCTGCTAGTACCGTCGCATGGACAAGATATAATAAGGGAGTGCAAGCTCTTATTTGAACGCGGATGCAATACAGCCTGTTACCAGTACATTTGGATCACTCAGCCGCCGTGCGCACGGCGTACAGGGAATTTTTGTGACGTCCCCTTCATATTAGTTGGTCCATTTGGAAGCACCGCGATGTGTTGCGAATTATTGGCGGTGCAGTGGTGCTGATCGGTGTAAAATTAATTTCCGTTCCTCGGCTACCTCCGTTTCCTCGTCCGGCAACTATCATGTCAATGCTTGCGGTCTAATTAGTAGCATGCTGGCCATACAAAAGCATAGTTGCCATTTccatgatgtcggggatagTTTACTTTTGTTCGGTGAAGCCTTGTATTGCCATTTTGAAGTGGTTTACCGTGTACGACGGAGAGGCTCGTTTTTGTGTAcggtgtgtttgtgggtGGGTGCTCCCATTGCAAACAAACTTCAACGCAGCCTCAATTTGCAGAGAAAGCGTCCCAATTCTAACGAgagtgagaagaaaaagtattCAGTTGTGCGTAATAATGAACGTGAATCATTGGTTACTAGTTAGCAAAAGACTTGGTTTGGAAAGTATGAATTAGGGAAAGTTCCAAAACAATGAATGTATAATTCTCAGCTGCAGAGCAATGCCAACTCCGCGTAAATATTaccgtatttttttttccacgcaATCGCGTGTCATGTTTTCAAATAACGACTCTGCTGATCGCCGTACACTGTCGTGAATCGTAAAGTGTGGTGGGCCTCTTACTGGCATAGAAGGAGGGGGCATCTACTGAATACAATGTATAGCTTTCTGTACTTCTACCCGTAAGGATTTTGCGGAATTTCGTCAGGTGGAAGGGCGCGCTCAGTTGGTGGGTTTGTGACTTCCAAGTGTTCTGTCgagcagcaaagaaaaaatgaacgggCCGTGATGAGGTTGTCGAAGTAAACGAAGTTCATACTATgaattgtttcctttccaaAAAGATAGAAAAGGACGAAAACATAGAAGATGAAGGAGGATGAGACCTCATTCATGATATGTGCAACCCTTCCGCTTCTTCAGTAATTGCATGCATAGTGTGGTTCGATTAATCAAGCCGATCTGACCGTAAGATTCCATACTTAACTTGGACCGTGTAGCACGGGAAAAACACAACTGACGGAGCATTTGCCATCTCTGCAGATAGGAATAAGGTGAGTGTTTGATTAACCTTCATTTGTTGCAGGCATGAGGCACTTGAGTGTATGCACCGTCGTCAAATAATTGTTGTGTCGTATTTTTCGGAGCAGAGGCTGGTCTTTTTCTGGTGGAAAAAGTCACGTCCGTTAGGCATGTTGGATACGGGAAAAGACTGCTAGCACAAGATTGTTCACGGGCGTTAGACTTCACTGACCGGTTTGCTTGCAAGCTCCTGGAGTGGATCGAACCGAAGTGcgcaataataaaagatACTGTTAAGATGCGTTTCACATATGAACTCATCGAGTCGGTACGTTATAATCATCTGACCACATAGGTCCTCTTAAATGATGCATCGATGAGGGGTGGTCCACTTGAAAAATCGTGTTGAAGTGAAAGTTTGTTCATCCACTTCAGCTAACTGGTGTTACTGTCAGACAAAGTCTTGCCAGTGCAAAACCTggacagaaaaggaaaactcGATGAGTATAAGCTGGTCGTGTATATCAAAGTGCATTTGCGTTGCTTGTGACGTGGTGATTTCGATCATTGCAACAACCATCCTAGTGGCGCCACCGTTGGCGTTGCTCGTTTGTTGTGGGTCAATCGTCAGCTTCAGTTGTTGAGAACCCTCCGAAGTCGATCCTCGATCTTCTTCCTCAGACTGTCACTGCCAAGTCGCAACGGATTGGTTAATTGCTTTATTTGCAAGGAGAGGAATTTGGCAGGACCCGGTTGGCACCGCCCACACCACTCTGGAGCATATGCTGTCTGAGTTTCGGGAGACTGAGGCAATGGGGAAGTTAAAAGTGGTTGGGATCCcacatatatacgtgtatgtATATCAAGCTATTAGTCCGCTTTCCTTGTTCAGTTAACCTCTCCAATGGACTCTTCCATTGAAACTCTTTTTATCGACGTTTGTCGTTCTCTTGCTGGCAGTTGTTTTTGTGGTAGCCGCTTGTTGTCATCCcaagttgtttgtttttgttttgaaccAGCTCAAAGTGCCgcacatttttctctttcgatAGCATTAGTTTGAAAACAGTACAGAAACGAGCACGACATCCTTTCTAGCAAATGCCACGAAGATTTGCCTTTGCACGCTCAGCAACCCTGTGCGTTTTCATACTGTTGTCTCTCCTCACGGAGGCATTCCCTGAGTATGTAGGTGGGAAGATTGGACAAACACCACCCAGTGATTTCCCTCCAGGAAACGTTAGGTTCGGCATAGACGATGCGGCAATCGCCCCGGTGGTGCCCCTAATCCTCAAAACACTGAAGAGCTTCATTGGAAGTGTCACAGTCCCTGAGCAAAGGTTACACGGAGTGAGTTTGGAAACGATGCAAGTGCAAGACATAAACATTGGAAATATGTCGCTACACATGAATAGTACGAACAGGGTTGATGTATCGGTATGGAACATGACGGCTAATGTCCCAGAAACCAACTTCAGCTACAATCTGGTGTTTGTGTCGTGCAGTGGAACGGCGAAAACCGATGTTCGCAATGCCAACGTGTCGTTTGCAATGCGTTTGTCCATCGGAGTGGGTGGCATCCTCGATGTATCGGTGGAGGACATGGCAATCCAACTTTTAGACCTGGTCATTACACCTTCACTGAATGGTTGGTGCAAGTCTATggattttgttgttgggaCCCTTATGAATATTTTTAAGCGAAGCATAGCGGATTATCTGCAGCAGTATGTGCCGGCTATGGTCCAGCCGATCGTAAGAGCAAAGACGGTGGACATACTTCAGAAACTTCCCATCTCATTTGTGAGCCCTCCAAACATCACGGACGGACGGATGGAACTTACGCTGGCCATTCACTCTGAAATACCAATAAACCGAACGACAAAGGCGGGGATGTTTACCGAAATTGGGGGCCCGCTCCCCGAGCGGGACATTTCCATGATCTGCTCCTTTGCAGCTGCAAATAATGTACTGCGCCTTCTTCATTTATTCGGTAACCAGAGTCTTCTGAATATGACAATTCCCATTCCAGGAATATACAATTCCTCTCTCGCGGAGTCGATATACCCCGATGTGGTCGAACTTTGTCCCAACTGTCCTTTAAAGTTTGTCACTGGATGGACAGCAGCGCCGTGGCTTGAGCCCGTAAGCGACAAAGCGTTTATCACAAATGCCCAAGGCCCTACCCTTTCCATGGATATGGTAATGGATGACAACACGTCGGTAACTGTGCTTGGTGCTCATCTAAACGCGACCGCCAACGTGACTCATCTTTCCACCGACAACAGTGGCCGTATCACCATAAAGTTGGCCTCCGTGAATGCTGCGGTGGCACTATATGCTCCGTTGGGGCGAAAAATAAATTCAACATCACTCAATACAGATGTTCAGGTCTTATTGAATGAGATCGTGGTGCCGCTTGTTAATGCGCAAACGGGAGGATTCGCACTTCCGTTCGATGTAACAGATCTTTTGCTGAAGGTGTCAAATGCCACCATCAGTGTGGGACTTAATGCGATGGAAGCATATCCGCTTATCGGCTCATGCATTGATCGTATATGGTGAATGGTTCGTTTTGTGAAATCGCATCCTTTTGGGCGAAAGAATAGCCAAGGTTGTTTACTTACCAGTGAAGGGTTAGTTATACGTGGTGTATGTGCTCATTTACTTTTATCGatcgttttttgttgttgttcgttCGTTTTAATTTGTTGATTTCATTTCTAAGGGAATGTTGTTTTGCGAGGTCCAACCACAATTATGGTTACTATGCTTTTTAAATAAAGTTATCGGGGTacgcatacatacatacatgtgcgtgcgtgtgcaAAAATGGTCCTTCCCTTGGGGAAAATATCACAGGGCGCATCAGCTTCCTACGAAGGGAGGGGCACCGTCCTCGCAGGCGCGTGATTTGGGTACTATGCTTGGTTTAAGGGGGAAGATATGTGAAAGCGCGCTTGTACATATGTCTGTATGTTTAACAGCTCAGCGGAGGTCAGGAGGGAGGTTGTTGGTTGCCTTTTAAACGTAACGATAGGAAATGAAATGCAAGGCGCACCACCCATGGGCACGGAACTCACATTCAGCAGGTTTCTTCCGACCTCCGTGTTTGTTGTCTTGTGCGCGCATGATTCCTGCAATCATATGCGCACGGTGCCCACATTTCTGTCAGAACTGTCTTGTGACTTTCTCACACCCTATACGTCGCAGGTGTGTCCCATTAAGTGAAGtttcttttatatatttttttttttttaaaaagctAAAAGTACGTTGAGATGGCAGTTACCCTCATGTATCGGCAGCAAATGCCTCAGATGTCGACGGCCACCATCACCGCGGCCACTGAGGGAGGCATTATCGGCTACGGCACCCATCAGAGCCAAGACGGAGATATGTGTGACCACCTCTGGGGTCCCTGAAGCTCTGAAAAGCGGGAAATAAAGGGCCTCCATGGGCTGAAGGGTGACAATCGCCTCAATTTTGAGTTGCAGCAACTGTACAGAAATATCACAGTGCCGCGGGCGTCTGTCGGAAGCCAAGCGAAGGACGGTGACAAGGGCCCACAAATGGGGAAACGGTGGCGCCCACTCCCGTGTTTATGCCAAAAACagcgacagcagcagcagcaactgtaGCGCTGTTATCGCTGACGAGTGGCGGACGTAACGAAAGTTACCTTTCACTTTAACAAGGGTGAAGGCGATTCATTAGAGCTTAGCTGCCGGTTTTGAACACGAGGAAAATGTGTAGTTGGACCGACTGAACGGGTAAAGGGGCGACTGCGCTGTGTTAAGCACCTGAGGACCATTGTCTGTTTAAGGGCGTGGAGCCGTGTTCGGGAGCGCCGGGTGTGGCTATCTTAGTGGGagttttcaaaaaaaaaaaaaagagcgttGGTCTTGTGAAGATAGCGGGCCATGTAGAGTGCGACTTGAACGGCGAGCGCGGTGGGGAAATAGGTAGCAACTGCAAACCACGCGCGGAGCCACGTTTTGCGCCCTGTGGACCCGCCTACAATTAAGGCAGTAGCGAACGGACACGCGGAGTTACGCCTGGCACGCAAATGAGTTGTGCGGCACAAGCCTCATGAGCTGAAGCGGCGCCccacagaaagaaaatgggagCTGAAGGAACGAGAAGTGACCGCACCGGCGCGCAACGGAACTGCTTGAGGCACCGGTGGAGAATTCCCTTTTCAGACATTACCCCCGCGGGTTTTGCTGTGGAGGTGGAAGCGAGACGCTATTCAAAGAGGGCCGCTGCCGCCATCGGCTGCAGCACCCCCTCGTCCGTATTGAAAATGGGAACGGTGGAATCGTTTCCCAAAATGGGGTGAGCAAACTCAAGTAATTTCTTTTGTGCACCAcggctaaaaaaaaaatgtgggaaTAGCGCAGCTTGCGTTCTGCAGACGAAGCCTCGGTAGAATTCGCCTTTGCCGCTACACTCGGAACACGCCCAACGTAGCGGCTAGAAAGGATAGGCCGGGGTGCAATTCACCTCTTGTCTCGTTGCAAACGCAAATTTTATGCATCCACCGAACGATTTTGCCATCTGCCAGAGTTGAGAAGGCAGCAGGCCCCCGTCCCTTCCTCGACTAAGCAAACATAAGGGCAGTATGGAATGTTACCCCTCTTGTGACGCGTTGGGACTGGCAATTCCATAaattcctttttccctcacCACACGAAGTAGTTCGCAACTTTTGGACCAGTAGGGTGTAATGCATTTGGGCCGCTTCCGCACCATGGATATTCGGGAAGCGCAGCTATGAACAGTTTTGCTGCGGCGCAAGTGCGGATGTCCCTCTTTAACGACGCACGACCCCAACCCACCATAAATATCAAAACCCCGTCGATCGACAACCCCAAAGTTCTCAACATTAGGTATGAGCAACTTCCCTCAATCACCGAACGCGACAGCATCACGAGATGGAAACGTTTCGTTGTGGCacgtctccttcctttttgacAATTACCAAGCAACCAAACGGCCAAATGCAAGGGATAAACCGGCGACGGTTGTTGAGTGTGTCtgccgttattgttgttatcttttttgttccgaCCTTGCACTGAATTGAGTTGTGTGGCAAAGCTCCCTCCGGCACTCTCCTGCACATTTGCGGCTCCTAAGACTTAGAAGCCCCattaagggaaggggaaaactcCAGAGACTGTTCAGTGGAAATGAAggcgctcctcttcctttcatcGAGGTGTGATTGAGGAAAATATTGGTTTCAGGAGTTATAACTTTCTGGTGGGTTTAAAAACTGCACCATTTTCCCAGTGATGTCAATGCTACACTTTCCAGAGAGTATCAACTCCCGCCCCAtctaaaggagaaaagaaaaaagaagggcacAAGCGCCTCCGTTGCGTTTGTGATGGTGTGTAAAATTCCAGGGGCCCATTTTATTAACTCATGTGGAGTCGATTCAAATTCAATAGTTCCCCATTTTCGCTAAGGCATCGGAGCCCTACCCGAATATTCTCAGGCAATTTCACTTGGGAGAGGAATGACTTTAGATCAAACAATTCCACCGACTGGTCATGGagagtatttaaatactggGAAAAGTGACCCAATGGGAAATATGCCTCATAATCAtccctgctctttttagCCTTTGGTCATGCAATAAACCAACGCCCTCTTACAATTCTATGTTTCCTCAATCACAAAGAGTGGCACACAACCCATCCTGTCATATGTCTCTTTGAAACTGTGCTAATGATACGCGGCTGCTTCATTATTTGGGCATCCTTTTCTACAATGGGCAATTCAGATTTCCCTGTTTgatactttctctctttccacatCATCTGTGCTATTCATAATGCTCCAAACCTCATCAAATCGCTTACTCGCTGCTTGCATCATCCTCTGTCGTATCCACGAAAAGGAAATCATTCTCACAttcatttcctattggaGAGGTGAAGTCTTTTCCTCATCCCGTGAGGtcacctttgttttcccttgtgaGTGTCAAGGAATGCTGTGCCATCGATAATTTGGAAAGGTATTCCCTGTTATAAATCTCGTCTTCCCTCACACTGAGGCTGCACATTCCTCCCAATTGTATCTTACATCaaagacaacaaaaagaatcgACTTGCTTACGGAAGCTGTCACACATCTGAGATACCACACTGTGCTTCGTTGGAGTTCCATTGTGTAGATGTGCTTTCCCAattgtattaataatatgttGTCAATGTCGTGCTTCCATTGCAACTACTGCCGCTGCGCGTGTCAGAAGTGATCTTCTCTTTATGGGATGTTCTATCATTACGTATGGTCTTTTCAGTATGGTGTCATTTTCCGCTTTGTGGTAATGGCTATgaacttcttcccctttcctccagAGGTTCCTCCCTATGACTTTTCTCACACTGGTAATATCCTTTTCCCAGTTGATAATTATGCATCGTGCGACTCTGTGGGTATcgcttttgaatttctttggaAGGTTCCCTCCAAAAAAATTCCACTATTGAGGCTTGCTTTTCGTATGAGTGTGGTAtaacattttccttttttgggaGCTGTataatttcttttcctccaatGCTGGCTAATTCAGTCCATTGATATTGCAACTGGATACCACTCTGGACGGAGCTTCCCGCAAGATATTATCGAATCCCCATTACaacatgtgttgtgtttgtttgatgggtTCATCTGTTACCGCATTGTAAAGACGGacccaaaaacaacatccgcGTCGGTGTGTCCAATagaaatgatggaagagCTCTCCTGTACTGAAATGGCAATGCTTTTTGCGAGTCGTaaacttacaacaacaaataaaagtgcAGTTACATCCTATGCTGGCATGCGGTAACGATTTTCCGCCAATGCATAAAAACTCCACATGACGAATTCCCTATTGCCCACATGTTTTAGTCCTCAGTCACACTCACTTTGCTATTCTATTGGCTCCTAAAACCAATGCCATGATGTACGGATGGCTTTGTGTGTGGTAACtgcaataatgataataataactccttTCACCAATGAGTATATTTTTTGGTTGTAAAAGTGCTCTTGGTGTCactccatttttcttttttttaatcctcAGCTACTGAGgggctgttgtattttttattaaaGAGTGATGCACCGTTTTATTCCCCATCCCTTTTAGGTGACTTCCTCCTGCacagtttttaatttttcattGTAGAATGTTTCTCAAGGTGTTTCCTTTGTGAAGCTTTGGTCATGCTATTATTAAAGACCACTCAACTCCCTGCTTTCGGGACCTGctgttgcatttattcccctttagttgctgcaaatttgtttatttgacAAATTGTACTGCAATACTTCACTTGAACATATGTGTAACAACGTGTCTCGTTGCTTTgtaaaaattcaaaaagaacacatcagGTGATATTCTTCTGTTCCTACTTCGTACATTCACATCTCTTCCCGTCAGTTCGGAAACTCCCACACAAACTCACCACTCTGTGAAGATTTGTAGTTTCCGTTAGTGATGGACGTACTCAAGTGGACATGTTTGGCGCCTAAAAACTTACTTTCGAAGTTTACACTTTCTTGCAGACAGCTTCAGTCCGAGAGCAAAATGATAGTTAAACATCAACACAAAACGTAAATCCAAACTCCCATTGACGAGAGCctttaaaataaatacaaaaatgttCACCCTGCACGTTACGCCCGAAAGTACCTTATAAAAATAACATTAAGCAAGCATCAACAATTTGAATGGAGCCACAAGGACAATTAATGGCGTATAATATTTCCACTAAACCTTGCGTGGAAACCGTTAAATTGCATCAAGCACCTAATTTCAATTCCAGTTCCAAAATCATACACACATGTATCTATGTCTGTTCCTTCGTGTTCGGGCACCTGTGATAGTGTTTAAATATCACTGTCGAAACCTGCTGCGGTCTtcgtatttttgcttttagcATTAGCCTCCTCTATGTTTATATCATCCTTCACCTCAGCCTTCCTACGGCCCCTAATAACAAAGAACACAAGCAACccaagcaacagcaaaagcaaaggaatTAAAAATATTAACACTTTCGTTGTCCCAATCCAGCCACTCTTGGCCTCGCTGCCCTCATCATCATGGTCAGCGTTTACGTCGTCCTCTTCACCACTTTCTTTCGACTCCTCTTTCAATTCCTCAGCCAATTTTTCTACAtccttcttcagtttctcttcAGATTCCTCGGCGCCCTCCTTGTCCCACCGCGCAACTTCTGCATCTTCGGTGGCTTTGACgcgctcctcctccgcttCCTCAAATGCCTTTCTCGAATCTTTCACCTGCTTTTCTGCAGCCTTTTCAGTTGCCTCAGCTTCCTCAACAGCCTCCAGcaacatctttttcttttcttcactcaccGGCTGACCCGCCTCCTTTGCCTTCTCAGCCTTCTCAGCTTCCAAGCGCCTGGCCTCCGCCTGTTCCTCAGCAGCCACTCGTCTCGCCTCAGCCTCCTCCAAAGCCTTTCTCGCTTCCTCAGCAGCCTTCTCAGCAGCCTGGCGtttcgcctcctcctccgccgcCCGcgcctctgctgcttttttccaTTCCAGATACTGTGCAAGAGACTCCCTTCCAATCTGTTGAAATCTCTGAGCATAGTGAGTCACCCCCAAGGAATTGCGGACTAGAGTTTCAAGTTTGAGTATCGCATACCTTGCTGCATCGTAGTCCCACCGCCAACTTTCAAGCAGCGTGCATGGTTTATCGGAGGAGGACGCACTTCTTGACGAATGGCCGCTGCTGCACTCAACAGCATCCCTTGCATCAGCCTTGGGCTTTGCTCGATTCCATGCCTCGACTGCCCCCTCCATGTTGGAGAAGGTCACATCAGTTTTTGCAGCCGGAATAGACTTGTACTCGCAATATATAACGTATGCGCGAGCGTCATCATGTCCAAAATTTCGATGATAGTCATGTTTATACGCACTGGGATCGCAGTTTGCGTTAGCCATATGGTCAAACGAATCACGGATTGCTTCCTTGTTTATACAGTGCCATTTTAGCAACTCCTTGAGAACTTTGCTCGAGTTCGCTGCAGCCCTCTTCGCCTTCTCCCATGCCTCCTCAACGCTCCTTTTCGTTCGGTTCGCTACACGTTGGACACCACGCATCTGATCCAACATCTTTTGTCCCAGCGCCGCCCTCATATCATCATGCTCTGACACTTTCTGAAAAATTTCTCTCGCGACCTTCAAATATTTCCAGGATTGCCTCTCTAGAAAGTCTGCTCTATCAGCAACACCGTCAAGCAACTTTTTCATGGTACACAGTGTCAACACAGCTTCACCATCAAGTTTCCGCCCATTTATTGTTACATACTGCTTATATGCGACAGGTAAGTTGCTTGCCTTGGACACATCGAGCGCACATATGCCGCAGAGGAGAAATACTGTTGCAGTAGTGCGTAATGTAACAGGCATCGTTGACATCCGTTAAAACTTATCTGTCACCCTCCTCTGATCACCACTTCCTCAGCTTGTCAGTCTCAACCTCACGTTACCTTGGCCGTAGAAATATGCAATCAACTACAGTCAAATATCcaagagaaaataagaaagggaagggaatcgATAGAAACGACCAAAGAGTAAAAATATGCGCGATTgagcaaaggaaataatatgcGTATCCAATAGCGGATTTGTTGCAGTTCACCCGAACATGGACAACCTCCACGGCAGTCTTTCATTACACCCTTCATAGTAGCGCAAGGAATGTATGAATACCCTTAACACATGAAATAAGCAATACGTATGAAAAAAGGCATCAGCACTGGTATCCGCAGCTACCAATGCGGCCCTACCTCAAACCGGTAGTATGTGGGAAAAGGGTAATAACCTTGAGATGAGCTGCAAGGAACTGGTCAGACCGAAACATTACAAGCAACGGtataaaaagcaagaaacgaaaacataTAAAAAGCACCCTTATATCACTTATAGCAACCGATTTCAATTCCAAAAtcatacacacaaa from Trypanosoma brucei brucei TREU927 chromosome 5, complete sequence encodes:
- a CDS encoding expression site-associated gene (ESAG) protein, putative (similar to Lipopolysaccharide-binding protein precursor (LBP). (Swiss-Prot:P18428) {Homo sapiens}; similar to GB:CAD21459.1: ESAG5 {Trypanosoma brucei}); its protein translation is MPRRFAFARSATLCVFILLSLLTEAFPEYVGGKIGQTPPSDFPPGNVRFGIDDAAIAPVVPLILKTLKSFIGSVTVPEQRLHGVSLETMQVQDINIGNMSLHMNSTNRVDVSVWNMTANVPETNFSYNLVFVSCSGTAKTDVRNANVSFAMRLSIGVGGILDVSVEDMAIQLLDLVITPSLNGWCKSMDFVVGTLMNIFKRSIADYLQQYVPAMVQPIVRAKTVDILQKLPISFVSPPNITDGRMELTLAIHSEIPINRTTKAGMFTEIGGPLPERDISMICSFAAANNVLRLLHLFGNQSLLNMTIPIPGIYNSSLAESIYPDVVELCPNCPLKFVTGWTAAPWLEPVSDKAFITNAQGPTLSMDMVMDDNTSVTVLGAHLNATANVTHLSTDNSGRITIKLASVNAAVALYAPLGRKINSTSLNTDVQVLLNEIVVPLVNAQTGGFALPFDVTDLLLKVSNATISVGLNAMEAYPLIGSCIDRIW
- a CDS encoding 75 kDa invariant surface glycoprotein, putative (similar to GP:790933: invariant surface glycoprotein {Trypanosoma brucei}(PMID:7723788)): MSTMPVTLRTTATVFLLCGICALDVSKASNLPVAYKQYVTINGRKLDGEAVLTLCTMKKLLDGVADRADFLERQSWKYLKVAREIFQKVSEHDDMRAALGQKMLDQMRGVQRVANRTKRSVEEAWEKAKRAAANSSKVLKELLKWHCINKEAIRDSFDHMANANCDPSAYKHDYHRNFGHDDARAYVIYCEYKSIPAAKTDVTFSNMEGAVEAWNRAKPKADARDAVECSSGHSSRSASSSDKPCTLLESWRWDYDAARYAILKLETLVRNSLGVTHYAQRFQQIGRESLAQYLEWKKAAEARAAEEEAKRQAAEKAAEEARKALEEAEARRVAAEEQAEARRLEAEKAEKAKEAGQPVSEEKKKMLLEAVEEAEATEKAAEKQVKDSRKAFEEAEEERVKATEDAEVARWDKEGAEESEEKLKKDVEKLAEELKEESKESGEEDDVNADHDDEGSEAKSGWIGTTKVLIFLIPLLLLLLGLLVFFVIRGRRKAEVKDDINIEEANAKSKNTKTAAGFDSDI